The following proteins are co-located in the Sphingomonas panacis genome:
- a CDS encoding GH92 family glycosyl hydrolase, translating into MRYPLLLAALLPASLAAQTPAPIDAVDPMIGTGGEGHTFPGATAPFGMVQLSPDTDTRCEIRACYSHAAGYRYEDPTIQGFSHTHFSGAGHSDLGDVLVMPAVGTDVALDPGDPKQPGTGYRSRFDHKTETAHPGYYAVTLADSKVRAELTAGTRIGVHRYTFPAGQVAHLLIDLRSSLYNYPGKVLWSGLHLRPDGVLTGFRETRGWAPGRKLYFAMRFSAPLADHAFLDREEKVLYKGFQGPGRGSDALAEKLGRALEARLDFGVLSAPLEVKVALSGVDENAAVANLASEAGGFDAVRARTTAAWETALGAVAIDAPAPIRTSVYTALYHALLAPSVWSDADGRYRGPDDQVHQAKGFTFRSTFSLWDTFRAEHPLLTLVQPEQTNADVVQSLVASQQASPDGILPVWQFAGRETWCMIGYHAVPVIADAYLKGLRGFDADAALAAMVASADHRSYGGLGDYIDHGYVPIDKEPEAASKTVEYAFDDWTIARMARAMGKTAIADRFEKRASNWRNSFDAKTGWLRARLSTGAFRTPFDPTAINYGSDYTEGNAWQYSWFVPQDEAGLIALLGGDAKTVAKLDAMFDFDMSKVDYSHAEDIAGLIGQYIHGNEPSHHVAYLYAYAGAPWRTQARLKQIVDSQYKPTPDGLAGNDDLGQMSAWLVFTALGFYPVAPGSNQYVIGRPFVSRAVMNLPNGKRFTVVAEGLSDAKPYVGAVTLNGVPLTRSFVTDAEVRGGGELRFTMTAAPNRAWGSGTAARPYSMSMR; encoded by the coding sequence ATGCGCTATCCCCTCCTGCTCGCCGCCCTCCTCCCCGCGTCACTCGCCGCGCAAACCCCGGCGCCGATCGACGCGGTTGATCCGATGATCGGCACCGGCGGCGAGGGACATACCTTCCCCGGCGCGACCGCGCCGTTCGGGATGGTGCAATTGTCGCCCGATACCGACACGCGCTGCGAGATCCGCGCCTGCTACAGCCATGCGGCGGGCTATCGCTACGAAGACCCGACCATACAGGGGTTCAGCCACACGCATTTCTCGGGCGCTGGGCATAGCGATCTCGGCGATGTGCTGGTGATGCCGGCGGTCGGCACCGACGTGGCGCTCGATCCGGGCGATCCCAAGCAGCCTGGCACCGGCTATCGCTCGCGCTTCGACCACAAGACCGAGACCGCGCATCCCGGCTATTATGCGGTGACGCTCGCCGACAGCAAGGTGCGCGCCGAGCTGACCGCCGGCACGCGGATCGGCGTACATCGCTACACCTTCCCGGCGGGGCAGGTGGCGCACCTGCTGATCGACCTGCGCTCGTCGCTCTACAACTATCCCGGCAAGGTGTTGTGGTCGGGGCTGCACCTGCGGCCAGACGGCGTGCTGACCGGCTTTCGCGAAACCCGCGGCTGGGCGCCGGGCCGGAAGCTGTATTTCGCGATGCGCTTCTCCGCACCGCTCGCCGATCACGCCTTCCTCGATCGCGAGGAGAAGGTTCTCTACAAGGGCTTTCAGGGGCCGGGGCGCGGCAGCGATGCGCTGGCCGAGAAGCTCGGGCGGGCGCTTGAGGCGCGGCTCGATTTCGGCGTGCTGAGCGCGCCGCTCGAGGTGAAGGTCGCGCTGTCCGGGGTGGACGAGAACGCCGCCGTCGCCAATCTCGCCAGCGAAGCCGGCGGTTTCGATGCGGTGCGGGCGCGCACCACCGCCGCCTGGGAGACAGCGCTCGGCGCGGTGGCGATCGATGCACCGGCGCCGATCCGCACCAGCGTCTACACCGCGCTGTACCACGCACTGCTCGCGCCGAGCGTGTGGAGCGATGCCGACGGGCGCTATCGCGGGCCGGACGATCAGGTCCATCAGGCCAAGGGCTTCACCTTCCGCTCGACCTTCTCCTTGTGGGATACGTTCCGCGCCGAACATCCGCTGCTGACCCTGGTTCAGCCCGAGCAGACCAATGCCGATGTCGTGCAGTCGCTGGTGGCGAGCCAGCAGGCCAGCCCCGACGGTATCCTGCCGGTGTGGCAGTTCGCCGGCCGCGAGACGTGGTGCATGATCGGCTATCATGCCGTGCCGGTGATCGCCGACGCCTATCTGAAGGGCTTGCGCGGGTTCGATGCCGATGCGGCGTTGGCGGCGATGGTCGCGAGTGCCGATCACCGTTCCTACGGGGGTTTGGGCGACTATATCGATCACGGCTATGTGCCGATCGACAAGGAGCCGGAGGCGGCGTCCAAGACGGTCGAATATGCGTTCGACGACTGGACCATCGCGCGGATGGCGCGGGCGATGGGCAAGACCGCGATCGCCGACCGGTTCGAGAAGCGCGCGAGCAATTGGCGCAACAGCTTCGACGCGAAGACCGGGTGGCTGCGCGCGCGGCTCTCGACCGGCGCTTTCCGCACCCCGTTCGATCCGACCGCGATCAATTACGGTTCGGATTATACCGAGGGCAATGCGTGGCAATATAGCTGGTTCGTGCCGCAGGACGAGGCCGGGCTGATCGCGCTGCTGGGTGGCGACGCGAAGACGGTCGCCAAGCTAGACGCGATGTTCGATTTCGACATGTCGAAGGTCGATTACAGCCATGCCGAGGATATCGCCGGGCTGATCGGCCAGTATATCCACGGCAACGAGCCGAGCCACCACGTCGCCTATCTTTACGCTTACGCGGGCGCGCCGTGGCGGACTCAGGCGCGATTGAAGCAGATCGTCGACAGCCAGTACAAGCCGACGCCGGACGGTCTCGCCGGCAATGACGATCTCGGCCAGATGTCGGCGTGGCTGGTGTTCACCGCGCTCGGCTTCTACCCCGTCGCGCCGGGATCGAACCAATATGTCATCGGGCGGCCATTCGTGTCGCGCGCGGTGATGAACCTGCCCAATGGCAAGCGGTTCACGGTGGTCGCGGAGGGTCTGTCCGATGCGAAGCCCTATGTCGGCGCGGTGACGCTGAACGGGGTGCCGCTCACGCGCAGTTTTGTGACCGATGCGGAGGTTCGTGGCGGCGGGGAGTTGCGCTTCACGATGACGGCTGCGCCGAACCGGGCGTGGGGCAGTGGCACGGCGGCGCGGCCGTATTCGATGTCGATGCGGTGA
- a CDS encoding efflux RND transporter permease subunit has translation MIGIVRMALTRPLTFIVMAILIAIIGVLAAIRTPVDIFPDIRVPVIATAWQYSGLPPDQMSGRIITPFERVLTTTVNDIDHIESQSLPGIGVVKIYFQPGADIRTATAQVTSVSQTVLKQLPPGVTPPLILNYNASTVPILQLALSGKGLSEGRMFDLAQNQVRPGLVTVPGAAVPYPSGGRTRQIQIDLDPAALQSKGLSGQDVGNAIAAQNQINPAGFAKIGGFQYSVQLNNAPSTIEELNALPIKVVNGATITMRDVAHVRDGSAPQTNVVHVDGSRSVLITILKNGATSTLAIVQGIKDALPKIQATLPPELKVVPLADQSLFVKAAVEGVVKEGAIAAALTSVMILLFLGSWRSTVIIAISIPLSILAAIIALSVTGNTLNTMTLGGLSLAVGILVDDATVTIENINWHLEQGKSVIQSILDGAAQIVTPAFVSLLCICIVFVPMFFLPGVSGFLFVPLALAVVFAMIASFILSRTLVPTMAMYLLKPHAGHDDESLHEAGSPTSRNPLVRFQRGFERQFEKVRNGYIGLLERALGARKVFVIGFLVCVCLSFLLTPFLGENFFPSVDAGQMALHVRAPVGSRIEDTSAEFDRIQRKIREIIPAHELVSIVDNIGLPVSSINTTYNNSGTIGPQDGDILIQLSEGHKPTAEYVRKLREELPKAFTGTTFSFLPADITSQILNFGAPAPIDIQIAGKNDADNQKLAKAILRRIGTIPGVADARIQQSARYPQLNVDIDRARAGQYGLNERDVTNSLGSALAGTSQTAPVFFLDPKSGVSYPVVAQTPEYRIGSLSDLANVPVTATNGGSAQIIGGIGNITRANAAAVVSHYNIAPVTDVYATTNGRDLGAVAGDINTVIASLKGQTPKGVTVTLRGQYATMRTAFSGLGFGLLAAIVLIYLLIVVNFQSWLDPFVIITALPGALAGIIWMLFITGTTLSVPALTGAIMCMGVATANAILVVSFARERLEVLGDATAAALEAGQVRFRPVLMTALAMIIGMLPMAMGFGEGGEQNAPLGRAVIGGLTVATFATLMFVPVIFSLVHRRHPKTAPGATPGHLELANA, from the coding sequence ATGATCGGTATCGTCCGAATGGCGCTGACGCGGCCGCTGACCTTCATCGTGATGGCGATCCTGATCGCGATCATCGGCGTGCTGGCCGCGATCCGCACGCCGGTCGATATCTTCCCCGACATCCGCGTGCCGGTGATCGCGACCGCGTGGCAATATAGCGGCCTGCCGCCCGACCAGATGAGCGGGCGGATCATCACCCCGTTCGAGCGCGTGCTGACCACCACCGTCAACGATATCGACCATATCGAGAGCCAGTCGCTGCCAGGCATCGGCGTGGTGAAGATCTATTTCCAGCCCGGCGCCGACATCCGCACCGCGACGGCGCAGGTGACGAGCGTATCGCAGACCGTGCTCAAGCAATTGCCGCCGGGCGTGACGCCGCCGCTGATCCTCAACTACAACGCCTCGACCGTGCCGATCCTCCAGCTTGCGCTATCGGGCAAGGGCCTCAGCGAAGGGCGGATGTTCGATCTCGCGCAGAACCAGGTCCGTCCCGGTCTGGTGACGGTGCCGGGCGCCGCCGTGCCTTACCCCTCGGGCGGGCGGACGCGGCAGATCCAGATCGATCTCGATCCCGCCGCGCTGCAATCCAAGGGGCTGTCCGGGCAGGACGTCGGCAACGCGATCGCCGCGCAGAACCAGATCAACCCGGCCGGCTTCGCCAAGATCGGCGGCTTCCAGTACAGCGTCCAGCTCAACAACGCGCCGAGCACGATCGAGGAACTGAACGCGCTGCCGATCAAGGTGGTCAACGGCGCGACGATCACCATGCGCGACGTGGCGCATGTCCGCGACGGCTCGGCGCCGCAGACCAACGTCGTCCATGTCGACGGCTCGCGCTCGGTGCTCATCACCATCCTCAAGAATGGCGCGACCTCGACGCTGGCGATCGTGCAGGGCATCAAGGACGCGCTGCCCAAAATCCAGGCGACGCTGCCGCCCGAGCTGAAAGTGGTGCCGCTCGCCGACCAGTCGCTGTTCGTGAAGGCGGCGGTGGAAGGCGTCGTCAAGGAAGGCGCGATCGCCGCCGCGCTCACCTCGGTGATGATCCTGCTGTTCCTGGGGAGCTGGCGTTCGACCGTGATCATCGCGATCTCGATTCCGCTGTCGATCCTCGCCGCGATCATCGCTTTGTCGGTGACGGGCAATACGCTCAACACGATGACGCTGGGTGGTCTCAGCCTCGCGGTCGGCATTCTCGTCGACGATGCGACGGTGACGATCGAGAACATCAACTGGCATCTCGAACAGGGCAAGTCGGTGATCCAGTCGATCCTCGACGGCGCGGCGCAGATCGTGACGCCGGCGTTCGTCTCGCTGCTGTGCATCTGCATCGTGTTCGTGCCGATGTTCTTCCTGCCGGGCGTATCGGGCTTCCTGTTCGTGCCGCTCGCGCTGGCGGTGGTGTTCGCGATGATCGCGTCGTTCATCCTGTCGCGCACGCTGGTGCCGACGATGGCGATGTACCTGCTCAAACCCCATGCCGGGCATGACGACGAATCGCTTCACGAGGCCGGCAGCCCGACGTCGCGCAACCCGCTGGTGCGGTTCCAGCGCGGGTTCGAGCGCCAATTCGAGAAGGTGCGCAACGGTTATATCGGGCTGCTTGAGCGTGCCTTGGGCGCGCGGAAGGTGTTCGTGATCGGCTTCCTCGTCTGCGTGTGCCTGTCGTTCCTGCTCACGCCGTTCCTCGGCGAGAATTTCTTCCCGTCGGTCGATGCCGGGCAGATGGCGCTTCACGTCCGCGCGCCGGTCGGCTCGCGGATCGAGGATACCTCGGCCGAGTTCGATCGAATCCAGCGCAAGATCCGCGAGATCATCCCGGCGCACGAGTTGGTCTCGATCGTCGACAACATCGGGCTGCCGGTCAGCTCGATCAACACGACCTACAACAATTCGGGCACGATCGGCCCGCAGGACGGCGACATCCTGATCCAGCTCAGCGAGGGCCACAAGCCGACCGCCGAGTACGTGCGCAAGCTGCGCGAGGAACTGCCCAAGGCGTTCACCGGCACGACCTTCTCGTTCCTGCCCGCCGACATCACCAGCCAGATCCTCAACTTCGGCGCGCCCGCCCCGATCGACATCCAGATCGCCGGCAAGAACGACGCCGACAACCAGAAGCTCGCCAAGGCGATCCTGCGGCGGATCGGCACGATCCCCGGCGTGGCCGATGCGCGTATCCAGCAATCGGCGCGTTATCCGCAGCTCAACGTCGATATCGATCGTGCCCGCGCCGGCCAGTACGGCCTCAACGAACGCGACGTGACCAACAGCCTCGGCAGCGCGCTCGCCGGCACCTCGCAGACCGCGCCGGTGTTCTTCCTCGATCCCAAGAGCGGGGTGTCCTACCCGGTCGTGGCGCAGACGCCCGAATATCGGATCGGCTCGCTGAGCGACCTCGCCAACGTGCCCGTCACCGCCACCAACGGCGGCTCGGCGCAGATCATCGGCGGGATCGGCAATATCACCCGCGCCAATGCGGCCGCGGTCGTCTCGCACTACAACATCGCGCCGGTGACCGACGTCTACGCCACCACCAACGGCCGCGATCTCGGCGCGGTAGCGGGCGACATCAATACGGTCATCGCCAGCCTGAAAGGCCAGACGCCCAAGGGCGTGACGGTGACGCTGCGCGGGCAATATGCGACGATGCGGACCGCCTTCTCCGGGCTTGGCTTCGGCCTGCTCGCGGCGATCGTGCTGATCTATCTGCTGATCGTGGTCAACTTCCAGAGCTGGCTCGATCCGTTCGTCATCATCACAGCGCTGCCGGGCGCGCTCGCCGGGATCATCTGGATGCTGTTCATCACCGGCACGACTCTGTCGGTGCCGGCGCTGACCGGCGCGATCATGTGCATGGGCGTCGCCACCGCGAACGCGATCCTGGTGGTCAGCTTCGCGCGCGAGCGGCTCGAGGTGCTCGGCGACGCCACCGCCGCCGCGCTGGAGGCCGGGCAGGTGCGCTTCCGCCCGGTGCTGATGACCGCGCTCGCGATGATCATCGGCATGTTGCCGATGGCGATGGGCTTCGGCGAGGGCGGCGAGCAGAACGCGCCGCTCGGACGTGCGGTGATCGGCGGGCTGACCGTCGCGACCTTCGCGACGTTGATGTTCGTGCCGGTGATCTTCAGCCTGGTGCATCGCCGCCACCCAAAAACCGCACCCGGCGCGACGCCGGGCCATCTGGAGCTTGCAAATGCCTGA
- a CDS encoding cystathionine gamma-synthase family protein: protein MTDETEADLTGGVPQRRAKPALEAIGTRKLSPATRMMGHGYDPMLSEGSLKPPIFLTSTFVFPNAAAGKRHFEGVTGKRPGGADGLVYSRFNGPNQEILEDRLGVWEEAEDALAFSSGMSAIATLFLAMVQPGDTIVHSGPLYAATETLIARILGKFGVKWLDFPAGATRAEIDAVMEQAKGQGRVALIYLESPANPTNALVDIEAVAASRDAIFGDAEEKPPIAIDNTFLGPLWQQPLRHGADLVVYSLTKYAGGHSDLVAGGVLGTKAHINTIRSMRNTIGTICDPHTAWMLLRSLETLELRMSRAGENAAKVCAFLDGHPKVERVGYLGFLEKQDDARQADIYRRHCIGAGSTFSLFLQGGEVESFAFLDALKIAKLAVSLGGTETLASHPAGMTHLSVPDARKAALGITDNLVRISIGVEDAGDLIADFEQALAAI, encoded by the coding sequence ATGACCGACGAAACCGAAGCCGATCTCACCGGCGGCGTGCCGCAACGCCGCGCCAAGCCAGCGCTCGAAGCGATCGGCACGCGCAAGCTTTCGCCCGCGACCCGGATGATGGGGCACGGCTATGATCCGATGCTGTCGGAGGGATCGCTCAAGCCGCCGATCTTTCTCACCTCGACCTTCGTCTTCCCCAACGCCGCCGCCGGCAAGCGCCATTTCGAGGGCGTCACCGGGAAGCGGCCGGGCGGCGCCGACGGCCTCGTCTATTCGCGCTTCAACGGGCCGAATCAGGAGATCCTCGAAGACCGGCTCGGCGTGTGGGAAGAGGCCGAGGATGCGCTCGCTTTTTCCAGCGGCATGTCGGCGATCGCCACCCTGTTCCTCGCGATGGTCCAGCCGGGCGACACGATCGTCCATTCCGGCCCGCTCTACGCCGCGACCGAGACGCTGATCGCGCGAATCCTCGGCAAGTTCGGGGTGAAGTGGCTCGATTTTCCGGCAGGGGCGACTCGCGCCGAGATCGACGCGGTGATGGAGCAGGCCAAGGGGCAGGGCCGCGTCGCTTTGATCTATCTCGAAAGCCCCGCCAACCCGACCAACGCGCTGGTCGATATCGAGGCGGTGGCGGCGAGCCGCGACGCGATCTTCGGCGATGCCGAGGAGAAGCCGCCGATCGCGATCGACAACACCTTCCTCGGGCCATTATGGCAGCAGCCGCTGCGGCACGGCGCCGATCTCGTCGTCTACAGCCTGACCAAATATGCCGGCGGCCACAGCGATCTGGTCGCGGGCGGCGTGCTGGGGACGAAGGCACACATCAACACGATCCGATCGATGCGCAATACGATCGGCACGATTTGCGACCCGCATACCGCGTGGATGCTGCTGCGCAGCCTCGAAACGCTCGAACTGCGGATGAGCCGCGCGGGCGAAAATGCCGCCAAGGTTTGCGCGTTCCTCGACGGGCATCCCAAGGTCGAGCGGGTCGGCTATCTCGGTTTCCTGGAGAAGCAGGACGATGCGCGGCAGGCCGATATCTACCGCCGGCATTGCATCGGCGCGGGCAGCACCTTCTCGCTGTTCCTGCAGGGCGGCGAGGTGGAGAGCTTCGCGTTCCTTGACGCGCTCAAGATCGCCAAGCTGGCGGTCAGCCTTGGCGGCACCGAGACGCTGGCGAGCCATCCGGCGGGGATGACGCATCTGTCGGTGCCCGATGCGCGCAAGGCGGCGCTGGGGATCACCGACAATCTGGTGCGGATCTCGATCGGCGTGGAGGATGCGGGCGATCTGATCGCCGATTTCGAGCAGGCGCTGGCGGCGATTTGA
- a CDS encoding LysR family transcriptional regulator yields the protein MELRHLRYFVQVAEDLHFARAAAHLGISQPPLSQQIRALEDELQVRLLERTSRRVALTPAGRLFLDAARATLREADNAISVARRAARGELGELAIGFSASAPFVPEIAHAIADFRNHYPQISLVLREIAGSDHLEQIADHLLDIGFRRGRAIPDLPDTLIAEPFLSERLYVACPPGHRLAQQTSVRIADLADEPMVFYANERSTFTSHLLDLLREGGVEPHIAQIVTDVTSLFGLAAAGIGVMVMVESLCTLQSPMLTYRPITDDSATIMLWLVRHRDPTLPCRNFLALLDSPTRHG from the coding sequence ATGGAGCTGCGTCATCTCCGCTATTTCGTTCAGGTCGCCGAGGATCTCCACTTCGCGCGCGCCGCCGCGCATCTCGGCATCTCGCAGCCGCCGCTCAGCCAGCAGATCCGCGCACTCGAGGACGAGTTGCAGGTTCGCCTGCTCGAACGCACCAGCCGGCGCGTCGCGCTCACACCGGCGGGGCGGCTGTTCCTCGATGCCGCGCGCGCGACGCTCCGCGAGGCCGACAACGCCATCTCGGTCGCGCGCCGGGCCGCGCGCGGCGAACTCGGCGAGCTCGCGATCGGCTTCAGCGCCTCGGCGCCGTTCGTGCCCGAGATCGCCCACGCCATCGCCGATTTCCGCAATCACTACCCGCAGATATCGCTGGTGTTGCGCGAGATCGCCGGGTCGGACCATCTCGAACAGATCGCCGATCATCTGCTCGACATCGGGTTTCGGCGCGGGCGCGCGATCCCCGATCTGCCCGATACGCTGATCGCCGAACCGTTCCTCAGCGAACGGCTCTACGTCGCCTGCCCGCCCGGCCACCGGCTCGCGCAGCAAACCAGCGTGCGGATCGCCGACCTCGCCGACGAGCCGATGGTATTCTATGCCAACGAACGCAGCACCTTCACCAGCCACCTGCTCGATCTGCTCCGCGAAGGCGGCGTCGAACCGCACATCGCCCAAATCGTCACCGACGTGACCAGCCTGTTCGGGCTGGCGGCGGCGGGGATCGGCGTGATGGTGATGGTCGAATCGCTGTGCACCCTCCAGTCGCCGATGCTCACCTACCGCCCGATCACCGACGATAGCGCGACGATCATGCTCTGGCTGGTCCGCCACCGCGACCCGACGCTACCGTGCCGCAACTTCCTTGCGCTGCTCGATTCGCCGACGAGGCACGGATAG
- a CDS encoding ISAs1 family transposase, with translation MRGFREVFDVVPDPRRSNSSHALPDILLIAFAALLCGAETCVDIAEFGEAKRDCLGQFLKLDHGTPSHDTFSRVFRTLDPPSFEQAFQRFVSAFAATLERQGIAGPIIAIDGKSLRGAVDSARRTMPLHLVSAWAADHRLVLSQCRAHNRSEVTAAREIIALLDLTGCTVTADALHASRRTVSAIRARGGDYALIIKGNRGPLPAAIRDLLADPDAAQAASTSETAHGRYEERRAWVVPAPADWADRYGFEGLGAIVRIDSLRRVKGEEQTDTRYAILSRFLPPREALRVIRAHWTIENQQHWLLDVAFGEDRIHTRSDHCAENLALLRRLALNLLQHDPRKLSIRAKIKRAGWDDHYLATLLCQMR, from the coding sequence ATGCGCGGGTTCCGTGAGGTGTTCGATGTCGTGCCGGACCCACGACGTTCGAACAGCAGCCATGCTTTGCCGGATATCTTGCTGATCGCGTTCGCCGCGCTGCTGTGTGGGGCCGAGACCTGCGTCGATATCGCCGAGTTCGGCGAGGCGAAGCGGGACTGTCTTGGCCAGTTCCTGAAGCTGGATCATGGAACGCCGAGCCACGACACGTTCAGCCGGGTCTTTCGCACGCTCGATCCGCCGTCGTTCGAGCAGGCGTTTCAGCGCTTCGTCAGTGCTTTTGCCGCAACGCTGGAGCGCCAGGGGATCGCCGGGCCAATCATTGCCATCGACGGCAAGTCGTTGCGGGGGGCCGTCGATAGCGCGCGCCGCACCATGCCTTTGCATCTGGTGAGCGCCTGGGCGGCCGATCATCGGCTGGTGCTGAGCCAGTGCCGCGCGCATAATCGCAGCGAAGTCACCGCGGCCCGCGAGATCATCGCCCTGCTCGACCTGACCGGCTGTACGGTTACCGCCGATGCGCTGCATGCCAGCCGCCGGACGGTCTCGGCGATACGGGCGCGCGGTGGCGACTATGCTCTGATCATCAAAGGCAATCGCGGACCGCTGCCCGCCGCGATCCGGGATCTGCTCGCCGATCCCGACGCCGCACAGGCTGCCAGCACCAGCGAGACCGCGCATGGCAGATACGAAGAGCGGCGGGCATGGGTCGTCCCCGCGCCCGCCGACTGGGCCGATCGATATGGCTTCGAGGGTCTGGGCGCCATCGTGCGGATCGACAGTCTGCGCCGCGTCAAAGGCGAGGAGCAAACCGACACCCGCTATGCCATCCTCTCCCGCTTCCTGCCGCCGCGCGAGGCGCTTCGGGTGATCAGGGCACACTGGACGATCGAGAATCAGCAGCACTGGCTGCTCGATGTCGCCTTCGGCGAAGATCGCATCCACACCCGATCCGATCACTGCGCCGAAAACCTCGCCCTCCTGCGAAGGCTCGCCCTCAACCTTCTCCAGCACGATCCAAGAAAGCTTTCCATCCGCGCCAAAATCAAACGCGCCGGATGGGATGACCACTACCTCGCAACCCTCCTCTGCCAAATGCGATAG
- the pgeF gene encoding peptidoglycan editing factor PgeF: protein MTVDVTCARALDGVAHGFLGRRGGVSQGIHAGLNVGIGSDDDPAAIAENRRLATEAVLPGATLVTLFQVHSADAVTVLAPFEQDGRPRADALVTDRPGLALGILTADCAPVLLADVQAGVVGAAHAGWKGALGGVTTSAILAMESLGARRDRIVAAIGPCIARASYEVDDAFARTFDAADPANERFFSGGRAGHHQFDLEAYVAHRLAEDGVGRIEMLGLDTYGQEDRFFSFRRATHRGEPGYGRQVSIIGLS, encoded by the coding sequence ATGACAGTGGACGTGACTTGCGCCCGCGCGCTCGACGGTGTCGCGCACGGCTTTCTCGGGCGGCGCGGCGGCGTGTCGCAAGGCATTCACGCGGGGCTGAACGTGGGCATCGGCTCCGACGACGATCCCGCCGCGATCGCCGAGAACCGCCGGCTCGCGACCGAGGCGGTGCTGCCGGGCGCGACGTTGGTCACGCTCTTTCAGGTCCATTCGGCCGATGCGGTGACGGTGCTCGCGCCGTTCGAGCAGGACGGTCGCCCGCGCGCCGACGCGCTCGTCACCGATCGGCCCGGTCTCGCGCTCGGCATCCTCACCGCCGATTGCGCACCGGTGCTGCTTGCGGATGTGCAGGCCGGCGTGGTCGGTGCGGCGCATGCCGGGTGGAAGGGCGCGCTCGGCGGCGTCACCACCTCGGCGATCCTCGCGATGGAGTCGCTGGGCGCACGGCGCGACCGGATCGTCGCCGCGATCGGGCCGTGCATCGCGCGCGCCAGCTATGAGGTCGACGATGCGTTCGCGCGCACGTTCGACGCCGCCGATCCGGCCAACGAGCGATTCTTCTCGGGCGGACGCGCGGGGCACCACCAGTTCGACCTCGAAGCCTATGTCGCGCACCGGCTCGCCGAGGACGGGGTGGGGCGGATCGAGATGCTCGGACTCGACACCTATGGGCAAGAAGACCGCTTCTTCAGCTTCCGCCGCGCGACGCATCGCGGCGAACCCGGTTACGGGCGGCAGGTTTCGATCATCGGGTTGAGCTGA